A portion of the Stigmatella aurantiaca DW4/3-1 genome contains these proteins:
- a CDS encoding terminase — protein MEGRFTCRMLRSFEGVPFAEQEAHLRRLLSVLPVARLSVDKSGIGMNLAENLARDFPQVVEESFTNEAKERWATDFKILLQRRDVTLPRQRELVGQIHSIKRRVLPSGKVSFDAERTNRGHADKFWAVALACQKERTTGGPRIGEIGVRVIG, from the coding sequence GTGGAGGGCCGCTTCACCTGCAGGATGCTGCGCAGCTTCGAAGGTGTCCCCTTCGCGGAGCAGGAAGCCCACCTCCGTCGACTCCTGTCCGTCCTGCCCGTGGCGCGCCTCAGCGTTGATAAGAGCGGTATCGGAATGAACCTTGCCGAGAACCTGGCCCGCGACTTTCCCCAGGTGGTGGAGGAGAGCTTCACCAACGAGGCCAAGGAGCGCTGGGCCACCGACTTCAAGATTCTGCTCCAGCGCCGCGATGTCACGCTGCCGCGCCAGCGTGAGCTTGTCGGGCAGATTCACTCCATCAAGCGGCGCGTGCTGCCCTCGGGGAAGGTGTCCTTCGACGCCGAGCGCACCAACCGCGGGCACGCGGACAAGTTCTGGGCAGTGGCGCTCGCGTGCCAGAAGGAGCGGACAACGGGCGGCCCGCGCATCGGCGAGATTGGGGTGCGGGTGATTGGGTGA
- a CDS encoding terminase large subunit domain-containing protein: MTLGIVKRTEDDLTQWLATESGFISGLCQYDNEPVVLEPYQQSFLGNRSRFRWVAKSRQVGFSFLFALEALARCHLRDGHTAVFVSYNLSDAVEKVLIARQVYEELPLAYQKKLVTDAKTELAFESNSRGRRLSRIISVPAKPPRGKRGDVYLDELAHLVNDREVYTGSTALILRSHGQLTGGSTPLGRRGIFWEIDTQELRKYPHHARQLVPWWLCRFFSLDVSRAAVEAPRMSTEERVARFGRPVLTEQFDSLPQEDFQQEFECLLRRRVLQLPPLRAHPPVHHRRAADGPGRLRRARAPGPPGGGFRRGPHARPLRAGRIRRGGGPLHLQDAAQLRRCPLRGAGSPPPSTPVRPARGAPQR, from the coding sequence GTGACGCTCGGCATCGTCAAGCGCACCGAGGATGACCTCACACAGTGGCTGGCCACCGAGTCCGGATTCATTTCCGGGCTGTGCCAGTACGACAACGAACCGGTGGTGCTGGAGCCGTACCAGCAGTCCTTTCTCGGCAACCGCTCCCGGTTCAGGTGGGTGGCGAAGAGCCGCCAAGTGGGCTTCTCCTTCCTCTTCGCTCTCGAGGCCCTGGCGCGGTGCCACCTGCGCGACGGCCACACGGCGGTCTTCGTTTCGTACAACCTCTCGGACGCTGTCGAGAAGGTGCTCATCGCCCGGCAGGTGTACGAGGAGCTGCCGCTCGCCTACCAGAAGAAGCTCGTGACGGATGCCAAGACGGAGCTGGCCTTCGAGTCGAACTCCCGAGGCCGGCGCCTCTCGCGCATCATCTCCGTTCCCGCCAAGCCTCCGCGCGGCAAGCGCGGCGATGTCTACCTCGACGAGCTGGCGCACCTGGTCAACGACCGCGAAGTCTATACAGGCAGCACCGCCCTCATCCTGCGCTCGCATGGACAACTCACAGGGGGCAGCACCCCTCTCGGCCGGCGCGGCATCTTCTGGGAGATAGACACCCAGGAACTGCGCAAGTACCCGCACCACGCCCGCCAACTGGTGCCCTGGTGGCTATGCCGCTTCTTCTCTCTCGACGTGAGTCGCGCCGCAGTGGAGGCACCCCGCATGTCCACCGAGGAGCGCGTCGCTCGCTTCGGGCGCCCCGTCCTCACCGAGCAGTTCGACTCCTTGCCCCAGGAGGACTTCCAGCAGGAGTTCGAATGCCTTTTACGTCGACGAGTCCTACAGCTTCCTCCCCTACGAGCTCATCCTCCCGTGCACCATCGACGAGCTGCCGATGGCCCAGGACGCCTCCGACGTGCCCGTGCCCCAGGGCCGCCTGGTGGCGGGTTTCGACGTGGGCCGCACGCGAGACCGCTCCGAGCTGGCCGTATTCGAAGAGGTGGAGGGCCGCTTCACCTGCAGGATGCTGCGCAGCTTCGAAGGTGTCCCCTTCGCGGAGCAGGAAGCCCACCTCCGTCGACTCCTGTCCGTCCTGCCCGTGGCGCGCCTCAGCGTTGA
- a CDS encoding tyrosine-type recombinase/integrase has product MSAYAAVARPPRTLTEKEVALLLRVTGAHKEGFRDHCLYSLALASGLREHELVALNIGDIFNERGRARRHVMLTVFKGSRRHPRPQEIVLADAVRAKLEKLLRLKRAQGHDVGPLAPLFLSRKSLRLSTRQVRHGFAVWQERAGLERHLNFHCTRHTACTGVYRRTKDIRLTQRFARQRSVDSTVIYTHPSDDELVRVTQELPC; this is encoded by the coding sequence ATGTCTGCCTATGCCGCTGTTGCCCGCCCACCTCGCACGCTCACGGAGAAGGAGGTGGCGCTCCTGCTGCGCGTCACGGGGGCGCACAAGGAGGGCTTCCGGGACCACTGCCTCTACAGCCTCGCGCTGGCCTCGGGCCTGCGTGAGCACGAACTGGTCGCCCTCAACATCGGCGACATCTTCAACGAGCGCGGGCGCGCGCGCCGGCACGTGATGCTGACTGTCTTCAAGGGCAGCCGCCGACACCCGCGTCCCCAGGAAATCGTTCTCGCGGACGCGGTGCGCGCGAAGCTGGAGAAGCTGCTGCGCCTGAAGCGTGCGCAGGGACACGACGTGGGTCCCCTGGCGCCGCTCTTCCTGAGTCGCAAGAGCCTGCGCCTGTCCACGCGGCAGGTGCGCCACGGCTTCGCGGTGTGGCAGGAGCGCGCGGGCCTGGAGCGGCACCTGAACTTCCACTGCACCCGTCACACCGCATGCACCGGGGTGTACCGGCGGACGAAGGACATCCGCCTCACCCAGCGCTTCGCGCGCCAGCGCAGCGTCGACTCCACCGTCATCTACACGCACCCCTCGGACGACGAGCTGGTGCGCGTGACGCAAGAGTTGCCCTGCTGA
- a CDS encoding HNH endonuclease — protein MSTPSLPLHDEEWRPVPGFDDWYEVSNLGRVRSWRTRAKLCCRADSPRVVPGRDRKGYRAVKLTHPVLGKVAVGVHHLVLAAFVGPRPHGLVCDHINADRSDNRSENLRWVSAPENIQHAAALGRMDGRPGARSHSPLTEEDVRKIRRLRFTGERLKSLALRFGVSLTTVSNIGRGRTWKEVQP, from the coding sequence GTGAGTACGCCCTCGCTTCCACTGCACGACGAGGAGTGGCGCCCTGTTCCGGGCTTCGACGACTGGTACGAGGTTTCGAACCTGGGCCGGGTTCGCAGTTGGAGGACTCGCGCAAAGCTTTGCTGCCGCGCTGACTCCCCACGCGTTGTGCCCGGCCGCGACCGCAAGGGATACCGAGCCGTGAAGCTGACCCATCCTGTCCTCGGAAAGGTGGCGGTTGGAGTGCATCACCTTGTGCTTGCCGCATTCGTGGGTCCCCGGCCGCACGGCCTCGTCTGTGACCACATCAACGCGGACCGCAGCGACAACCGCAGCGAGAATCTCCGATGGGTGAGTGCCCCAGAGAACATCCAGCACGCTGCTGCTCTCGGAAGGATGGATGGGCGTCCAGGTGCACGCTCCCACTCGCCGCTCACGGAGGAGGACGTCCGAAAAATCCGGAGGCTCCGCTTCACGGGGGAGCGGCTGAAGAGCCTTGCCTTGCGGTTTGGAGTCAGCCTTACCACCGTGTCCAACATCGGGCGCGGCCGGACCTGGAAGGAGGTACAACCGTGA